The following are encoded together in the Narcine bancroftii isolate sNarBan1 chromosome 10, sNarBan1.hap1, whole genome shotgun sequence genome:
- the LOC138744891 gene encoding NLR family CARD domain-containing protein 3-like isoform X2, translating into MKGFLTTLATLDVKVFPAVFNATIGEEVLLNCLFSQTIEFDLMYIVIEWNQRAGDHEKAICLLDFGEYESYRPGSSLFQNEISKGNASLLLKNVTVDDIGSYSCIVSLFSDKNMGNVNLSITAPPVVSINTVNIIMEPGEDKVIISVMQNFYPEKLSVSWLKNNSKDNESQVNITSQAVAGTQQRNQDGTFNLISFLIIKGNKGDDGVFYICRVTHEALKVPIQKAVGLTIKGSTLTSRSRILFAAVVTFLLTAVICYGTCVFYNQRTDTPRVSNIIISNYWNKANPLSLTCAVFWFRPKSIVISWSRGEVGKFHRTLISKWDSASHCAGKKTESYFQNEQGQVERMPFTRGEYDVAVSLKDHKECGMHSLISQLTFRGEKVAKREQAYYFEVLHYAFEQPILKTVVVEIKGDDDSIEYFPTQVKHNDWAVQAIEEGRRTVVNYISPNIVPLLNLLMEQRIISEDDLSDVKAKPDVDKGRTLLDMMSHKGEQASAQFFNVLHDTDYLYPGIRRYITSLMEPYTEKGDRPIFDLHEDIPTVLFEFNDEKNRISNISEEISEAVAKHKLTLKAQMERIKPYFAFDNSRPLLLDHFTNLVILNARERNKIEHELLQHRDYTACEHIDMKHLFSPSDPWKQLPRVTLVQGVAGIGKSVMIQKLAHSWACGTLYTRFCLLLYFNFRELNTITKEISLTELITCAYPHLTASCKELLKFPARILFLLDGLDEFKWSLEFNVQSVDEPSIAQPINHLIVSIIKGDLLHGATVLVTSRPTSIDLDHKTYFDRCVEILGFSTREIAAYFRKCLKDKKVANHVFQTVKSIDSLYGLCYVPAFCDILCFYLHKSFRCKGKWSNLSSFPRTITDLFLRFTKCLLVQTKDEEENPESFCIEDSQDRNEILNLARLAWDGIINKVIIFSPEDIERNISQKGKTTNAFWKKILTKESMELMHSHIWQFFHLTHQEFFAALYCTSGVDHVHQAFNSKSNTFEFVLRFTAGLISHSNRKLVKQLMPEHQVEEREVFLAIENAAAVDVPKEDLLTPENVKKYTSHKRQKLIASHCLHEAANKDLTKLVAAKTSDIVNFSYISLNVTDCTVIGNLLSHHTTIETLELDGCKAGASGLQRLESVFSRVKTLSLEGNMLKDEGAELIANALKIETCKIETLRLKHNSIGEKGAAQIAEALKTNSRLEVLGLRANVVEAKGAKLLAEALEINSTLRVLGLQCNKIGDQGAMYMAQAIERNRSLVELRLGGNEITDKGSDYFRRALEVNSTLEELWILVNNISSGEKKRLTNARYKNPNLRLN; encoded by the exons CACCTCCTGTGGTTTCAATAAATACCGTAAATATTATTATGGAACCTGGAGAAGATAAAGTAATTATTTCTGTGATGCAAAACTTCTATCCGGAGAAACTTTCTGTCTCTTGGTTAAAAAATAACTCAAAAGACAATGAAAGCCAAGTTAATATCACATCCCAAGCGGTTGCAGGAACACAACAACGAAATCAAGATGGGACATTTAACCTAATTTCATTCCTGATTATCAAAGGCAACAAAGGGGATGATGGAGTTTTTTATATCTGTCGAGTCACTCATGAAGCATTAAAAGTACCAATACAAAAAGCTGTTGGGTTGACCATAAAGG GCTCCACTCTAACTTCTAGATCAAGAATATTGTTCGCAGCTGTTGTGACCTTTCTGCTCACAGCAGTTATCTGCTATGGAACAtgtgttttctacaatcaaagaACAG ATACTCCCAGAGTGTCAAATATAATCATATCAAACTATTGGAATAAGGCCAATCCACTTTCTCTTACTTGTGCAGTTTTCTGGTTCAGACCAAAATCAATTGTCATCTCTTGGTCCAGAGGAGAAGTGGGTAAATTCCACAGGACCCTCATCAGTAAATGGGACAGCGCCTCACACTGTGCAGGCAAGAAAACAGAAAGTTATTTTCAGAATGAACAGGGACAAGTTGAAAGAATGCCGTTCACGAGAGGAGAATATGATGTTGCAGTGTCTTTGAAAGATCACAAAGAATGTGGAATGCACAGTTTAATATCTCAGCTCACATTCAGAGGTGAAAAAGTTGCAAAAAGAGAACAGGCTTATTATTTTGAAGTCTTGCATTATGCATTTGAGCAACCCATTTTAAAAACAGTTGTTGTAGAAATCAAAG GTGATGATGACAGTATTGAATATTTTCCAACACAAGTAAAGCACAATGATTGGGCAGTGCAGGCTATTGAAGAAGGACGGCGCACTGTGGTTAATTACATCAGTCCAAACATAGTTCCACTCTTAAATCTTTTAATGGAGCAGAGAATAATCTCCGAAGATGATCTCAGTGATGTAAAAGCTAAGCCAGACGTTGACAAAGGACGAACTCTTTTGGACATGATGAGTCACAAAGGAGAGCAGGCCAGTGCTCAATTTTTCAATGTACTACACGACACTGATTACCTTTATCCTGGCATCAGAAGATATATAACATCACTGATGGAACCCTACACTGAGAAAGGTGATAGGCCAATTTTTGATCTACATGAAGACATACCAACTGTTTTATTTGAGTTTAATGATGAAAAAAACAGAATATCTAATATTTCTGAAG AAATTTCTGAAGCAGTGGCTAAACATAAACTCACATTAAAGGCACAAATGGAGAGAATAAAACCATACTTTGCATTTGATAACTCTAGACCATTGTTACTGGATCATTTTACCAACCTTGTTATCCTCAATGCCCGAGAAAGGAACAAAATAGAACACGAGCTGCTGCAGCACAGAGACTATACAGCATGCGAGCACATAGACATGAAGCACCTATTTTCACCTTCTGACCCTTGGAAACAACTACCACGAGTCACTCTAGTGCAAGGAGTGGCAGGTATAGGAAAAAGTGTAATGATTCAGAAGCTCGCTCACAGTTGGGCATGTGGAACGCTGTACACTAGATTTTGTTTGTTGCTATATTTCAATTTCCGTGAGTTAAACACCATCACTAAGGAAATCAGTCTGACTGAGCTCATTACGTGTGCTTACCCTCATCTGACAGCATCATGCAAAGAACTCCTGAAATTTCCTGCCAGAATTCTATTTTTACTTGATGGATTGGATGAATTCAAATGGTCTCTTGAATTTAATGTTCAATCAGTTGATGAACCATCCATTGCTCAACCCATCAACCATTTGATTGTAAGCATCATAAAGGGAGATCTTCTTCATGGCGCAACTGTTCTTGTCACATCCCGCCCAACATCCATTGACTTAGACCACAAAACCTATTTTGATCGATGTGTTGAAATATTAGGATTTTCCACAAGAGAAATCGCAGCATACTTTCGGAAGTGCCTCAAGGATAAAAAAGTTGCCAATCATGTCTTCCAAACTGTGAAGAGCATCGATTCCCTGTATGGGCTCTGCTATGTCCCAGCATTTTGTGACATCCTGTGCTTCTATCTCCATAAATCTTTTCGCTGCAAAGGCAAGTGGTCCAATCTGTCTTCATTTCCTCGGACTATCACTGATTTGTTTCTCCGATTCACCAAATGTTTACTGGTGCAGACCAAGGATGAGGAAGAAAACCCTGAGTCCTTCTGCATAGAAGACAGTCAAGATAGAAATGAAATTCTTAACTTGGCACGACTTGCATGGGATGGAATCATCAATAAAGTTATAATATTTTCACCTGAAGACATTGAAAGGAACATCTCTCAAAAGGGCAAAAcaacaaatgccttctggaagaaAATTCTCACCAAAGAGAGCATGGAATTGATGCATTCTCACATTTGGCAGTTTTTCCATTTGACTCATCAGGAATTTTTTGCAGCACTCTATTGTACTTCTGGCGTGGATCATGTGCACCAAGCCTTCAATTCAAAGAGCAACACATTTGAGTTTGTGTTGAGGTTCACAGCTGGACTAATCTCTCACAGCAACAGAAAACTTGTCAAACAGTTGATGCCTGAACATcaagttgaagagagagaggtcTTTTTGGCCATTGAAAATGCTGCTGCTGTTGATGTTCCAAAAGAAGACCTCCTGACACCTGAAAATGTCAAAAAATACACATCACACAAAAGACAAAAACTAATAGCCTCTCATTGTTTGCATGAAGCAGCAAATAAAGATCTAACAAAACTAGTTGCTGCCAAAACCAGTGATATTGTAAATTTTTCTTATATATCTTTGAATGTGACCGACTGCACAGTGATTGGAAACCTTCTTTCACATCACACAACTATTGAAACTCTGGAACTGGATGGGTGCAAAGCTGGAGCTTCAGGTTTACAAAGATTGGAGTCTGTGTTCTCTAGAGTCAAAACACTGAG TTTAGAGGGGAACATGCTGAAGGACGAAGGAGCAGAGTTGATTGCAAATGCACTGAAAATTGAGACGTGTAAAATAGAAACCTTGAG GTTGAAGCACAATTCCATCGGTGAGAAAGGGGCAGCACAAATTGCAGAAGCTTTGAAAACAAACAGCAGGCTGGAAGTACTGGG GTTGCGAGCAAATGTTGTCGAAGCCAAAGGTGCCAAGTTATTGGCTGAGGCCCTGGAAATCAATTCCACACTGAGAGTTCTTGG CCTACAATGTAACAAGATAGGCGACCAAGGCGCAATGTACATGGCACAAGCAATTGAAAGAAATCGTAGTTTGGTTGAATTACG ACTTGGAGGTAATGAAATCACTGACAAGGGGAGTGATTACTTCAGAAGAGCTTTAGAAGTGAATAGTACGCTTGAAGAATTATG gaTTCTGGTAAATAACATTTCAAGTGGTGAAAAGAAAAGATTGACAAACGCCAGATATAAGAACCCAAATCTTCGATtgaattaa